In Streptococcus parasuis, the following proteins share a genomic window:
- a CDS encoding MazF family toxin-antitoxin system has protein sequence MDNKRQLTAARDILLKIANHPHNPKFNYLAKSEITRAKIFRTENLNRPQKYNRYKRGTIVFIHFGTNTGTEFSNSHFGIVLDKKDHPNNGKLTVLPLTSKNGKNNISIGKAVFSGIMNENETAVNKIKELFKLTDAIELSSFNLPEGGYIYRPNEDTEQTRLWLDYYNRHDPEGKFIPVEIDTIRKWLQADTDKITSLKTRYANYDKVSYAKVDSITSVSKLKIAKPINDLDPIGRITLSKEVMDDIDRALAKQLLSGKWIKFDKENKE, from the coding sequence ATGGATAACAAACGACAACTGACAGCAGCAAGAGATATACTGCTAAAAATTGCAAATCACCCACATAATCCGAAATTCAATTATCTGGCAAAATCAGAGATAACGAGAGCTAAGATTTTTCGGACTGAAAACCTCAACAGACCTCAGAAATATAATCGATACAAAAGAGGAACTATCGTCTTTATCCATTTTGGGACAAATACAGGAACAGAATTTTCAAATTCTCACTTTGGAATAGTCCTAGATAAGAAAGATCACCCAAACAATGGAAAATTAACAGTACTACCCTTAACTTCTAAAAACGGAAAAAATAATATCTCAATCGGGAAAGCTGTCTTTTCGGGGATAATGAACGAAAATGAGACGGCCGTTAATAAAATCAAAGAACTCTTTAAGTTGACAGATGCTATTGAACTATCAAGTTTCAATTTGCCAGAAGGAGGCTATATTTATCGACCAAATGAAGATACTGAACAAACTAGACTATGGTTAGACTACTATAATCGTCATGACCCAGAAGGGAAATTCATCCCAGTAGAAATTGATACCATTAGAAAATGGCTTCAGGCTGATACTGATAAGATTACTTCACTAAAAACTCGCTATGCTAACTATGATAAAGTATCGTATGCTAAAGTAGATTCTATTACATCAGTTAGCAAACTTAAAATAGCTAAGCCAATCAATGACCTCGACCCCATCGGTAGAATCACTTTATCCAAAGAAGTTATGGACGATATTGATAGAGCACTTGCTAAGCAACTTCTTTCTGGCAAGTGGATAAAATTTGACAAAGAAAACAAAGAGTGA
- a CDS encoding tyrosine-type recombinase/integrase, which translates to MWPEAHESGKVNFVERYRDPYTQKWKRKSVLMEKDTPRIRKEAQKILDAKIADTLSKLKSSEMLFTDLFDQWWTFYQQEIKRTSIASLKGNIKEIRDSFGLDIKVVNIDPKYVQNYLDNLDCSRNKKERTKSMLNLAFDYAVDLDIIKDNPSRRAKLPRIKKTLEDWKKIEEKYLEEDEIKPLLKELFRRPSTYRAALLAEFMSLNGCRIGEAVSLEPENRDFETKILQLHGTYDHTEGYRNGEKTTPKTNASYRETFMTKREMEIIEELEFMNELEKNTNPRYRDMGYIFTTKNGVPIQTNSFNLALKKANQRLEKPIQKNLTSHIFRHTLVSRLAENRVPLKAIMDRVGHADAKTTTQIYTHVTKKLKANVAEIMEKY; encoded by the coding sequence ATGTGGCCAGAAGCACATGAATCCGGAAAAGTGAATTTTGTTGAAAGATACCGTGACCCTTATACGCAAAAATGGAAAAGGAAATCCGTCCTCATGGAGAAAGATACTCCACGGATCAGAAAAGAGGCCCAGAAAATACTGGATGCAAAGATAGCAGATACCCTAAGCAAGCTGAAAAGCTCTGAAATGCTATTTACAGACCTTTTCGACCAATGGTGGACTTTCTACCAGCAAGAAATCAAACGCACTTCAATCGCTTCTCTGAAGGGCAATATTAAGGAAATCAGAGACAGTTTTGGTCTGGATATCAAAGTAGTCAATATTGACCCAAAATACGTCCAAAATTACCTAGACAACCTGGATTGCTCCAGGAACAAGAAAGAGCGTACCAAATCCATGTTGAACCTTGCTTTTGATTATGCAGTTGACTTGGACATCATCAAAGACAATCCTTCTAGACGGGCCAAACTTCCACGGATTAAAAAGACCTTGGAAGACTGGAAAAAAATTGAAGAAAAATATCTTGAGGAAGATGAAATCAAGCCCCTGCTGAAAGAATTGTTCAGGCGACCTAGCACATACCGAGCTGCATTACTAGCAGAATTTATGAGCCTAAATGGCTGCCGTATTGGTGAAGCGGTCAGTCTTGAGCCAGAAAACCGTGATTTTGAGACCAAGATTTTACAATTACACGGTACCTACGACCATACTGAAGGCTATCGTAACGGTGAGAAAACGACCCCAAAAACCAACGCTTCCTATCGTGAAACATTTATGACCAAACGGGAAATGGAAATTATAGAGGAATTGGAGTTCATGAATGAGCTAGAAAAAAATACCAACCCACGTTATCGGGATATGGGCTACATCTTTACAACCAAGAATGGCGTACCTATACAAACCAACTCTTTCAACCTAGCCTTGAAGAAGGCAAATCAGCGACTTGAAAAACCTATACAGAAAAACTTGACCAGCCACATCTTTCGCCATACCCTTGTCAGCCGTCTAGCAGAAAATAGAGTTCCCTTGAAAGCCATCATGGACCGTGTGGGACATGCAGATGCTAAGACTACAACCCAAATTTACACCCATGTCACAAAGAAACTCAAGGCAAATGTCGCTGAAATCATGGAAAAATACTGA
- a CDS encoding HU family DNA-binding protein, giving the protein MANKQDLIAKVAEATSLTKKDSAAAVDAVFGAVADYLAAGEKVQLIGFGNFEVRERSARKGRNPQTGKEIEIAASKVPAFKAGKALKDAVK; this is encoded by the coding sequence ATGGCTAATAAACAAGATTTGATTGCAAAAGTTGCAGAAGCAACTTCATTGACTAAAAAAGATTCAGCAGCAGCTGTTGATGCTGTATTTGGAGCAGTAGCTGACTACCTCGCAGCTGGTGAAAAAGTACAATTAATCGGTTTCGGTAACTTTGAAGTTCGTGAGCGTTCAGCACGTAAAGGTCGCAACCCACAAACAGGTAAAGAAATCGAAATCGCAGCTTCAAAAGTTCCAGCATTCAAAGCTGGTAAAGCTCTTAAAGACGCTGTAAAATAA
- a CDS encoding YpmS family protein, whose product MPQKKNGKINSWKWLFLILLAMVLGTSIVVISRLESKREDLTKLVPTNSEDAKVGRFETNKDQLNATIAEYLKEYQTDTFQYKVYLTSQLAIFEGDYQLLGMDIPLYIYFFPSRLEDGSISLAVQEISAGTLSLPKGEVLTYLQKNYKLPDIVKIDAENATIQIQLPAIENKFGLYGKVNTIDLYNDQIVIDIYRKVQR is encoded by the coding sequence GTGCCACAAAAGAAGAATGGAAAAATAAATAGTTGGAAATGGCTTTTTTTAATCCTACTTGCTATGGTTTTAGGAACAAGTATTGTTGTAATCAGTCGTTTGGAGAGTAAGCGTGAGGATTTAACAAAGTTAGTTCCAACAAATAGTGAAGATGCAAAGGTTGGTCGTTTTGAGACCAATAAGGACCAGCTAAATGCTACCATTGCTGAGTATTTGAAAGAGTATCAAACAGACACTTTTCAATACAAGGTTTATTTGACAAGTCAGTTAGCGATTTTTGAAGGCGATTATCAGCTTCTGGGGATGGATATTCCCTTGTATATCTACTTTTTTCCCAGTCGTTTAGAAGACGGTAGTATTTCTTTAGCAGTACAAGAAATATCAGCAGGGACCCTTTCATTACCAAAAGGAGAAGTGTTAACCTATCTTCAAAAAAACTATAAACTACCTGATATTGTAAAAATAGATGCTGAAAACGCGACGATTCAGATTCAACTACCTGCTATTGAGAATAAATTTGGACTTTATGGAAAAGTGAATACGATTGATTTATACAATGACCAGATCGTTATTGATATCTATAGAAAAGTGCAAAGATGA
- a CDS encoding SGNH/GDSL hydrolase family protein, which yields MNNRKIIQALVFFFLSLLLSIFLANLVIPKASSKLTAEDSTIVEQPSLYYLALGDSLTEGVGDTTGQGGFATLLANSFTNEFGYQVTYQNFGISGNTSSQIYKRMKEDSDLAEALKDADVMTLTVGGNDLRKVILKNITNLDVSTFDKPATEYGKRLEQIIRRARENNPNLPIYVIGIYNPFYLNFPELTDMQLVVDKWNQETESRTRKFSGVYFVPINDLLYKGLEGEQGISVNTSKIANNLLYGEDSFHPNNTGYEIIKQAVMEKIRATKEEWKNK from the coding sequence ATGAATAATCGAAAAATTATTCAGGCCCTTGTTTTCTTTTTTCTGAGTTTATTGCTTTCTATTTTTCTCGCAAATTTGGTAATTCCAAAGGCTAGTTCAAAGTTGACTGCAGAAGATAGTACAATAGTTGAACAACCATCCCTTTACTATCTTGCCTTAGGTGATTCGTTGACAGAAGGAGTTGGTGATACAACTGGTCAGGGAGGTTTTGCTACTTTACTAGCAAACTCATTTACAAATGAGTTTGGTTATCAGGTGACCTACCAAAATTTTGGTATTTCAGGCAATACTAGTAGCCAGATTTACAAGCGAATGAAAGAGGACTCAGATTTAGCAGAAGCATTAAAAGACGCAGATGTGATGACCCTTACTGTTGGTGGCAATGATTTGCGGAAGGTTATATTAAAAAATATTACCAATTTGGATGTCTCAACTTTTGATAAACCAGCAACAGAGTATGGTAAACGGCTTGAACAGATTATTCGCCGTGCTCGTGAAAACAATCCCAACCTTCCTATTTATGTTATCGGAATTTATAATCCCTTCTATTTGAATTTTCCGGAACTGACAGATATGCAATTGGTTGTGGATAAATGGAATCAAGAAACAGAATCACGAACTCGGAAATTCTCAGGGGTTTACTTTGTGCCTATCAATGATTTATTGTATAAGGGCTTAGAAGGAGAACAAGGTATTAGTGTGAATACTTCTAAGATAGCAAATAATTTACTATATGGGGAAGACAGTTTTCACCCTAATAACACGGGATATGAAATTATAAAGCAAGCAGTAATGGAGAAAATTCGTGCCACAAAAGAAGAATGGAAAAATAAATAG
- a CDS encoding DegV family protein codes for MSTVKIVTDSSTTIEPQLVEELGITVVPLSVMIDGVLYSDSNLKEGEFLNLMRNSKNLPKTSQPPVGLFAETFSDLAKDGSQIIAIVLSHALSGTVEAARQGGVLSGVDVTVVDSTFTDQAAKFQVVEAARLAKEGASKEEILAAVERVRTKTELYIGVSTLENLVKGGRIGRVTGLISSLLNIRVIMEMKNHQLEPVVKGRGAKTFKKWLDEFINKIADQKIAEIGISYAGGPEFANEMKEKLQPYVQAPISVLETGSIIQTHTGEDAWAILVHYE; via the coding sequence ATGTCAACAGTCAAGATTGTAACGGATTCGAGCACCACTATTGAACCGCAACTGGTGGAAGAATTAGGGATTACGGTAGTGCCATTATCTGTCATGATAGACGGAGTTTTGTACTCAGATAGCAATTTGAAAGAAGGCGAATTTCTTAACTTGATGAGAAATTCAAAAAATTTGCCCAAGACTAGTCAGCCACCGGTTGGTTTATTTGCAGAGACGTTTTCAGACTTGGCAAAAGATGGTAGTCAGATTATTGCAATTGTTTTGTCACATGCATTATCCGGTACTGTTGAAGCAGCTCGTCAAGGAGGAGTCCTTTCAGGAGTAGATGTGACAGTTGTCGACTCAACGTTTACTGACCAAGCCGCTAAGTTCCAAGTTGTTGAAGCAGCTCGTCTTGCAAAAGAGGGAGCCAGTAAAGAAGAAATTCTTGCAGCTGTTGAAAGAGTGCGGACAAAAACTGAGCTCTATATTGGTGTCTCCACTCTTGAAAACTTGGTAAAAGGTGGTAGAATTGGTCGTGTTACAGGACTAATCAGTTCATTGCTTAACATTCGTGTGATTATGGAAATGAAAAACCATCAGCTAGAGCCTGTTGTTAAGGGACGTGGAGCAAAAACGTTTAAAAAATGGCTCGATGAATTTATCAATAAGATTGCGGATCAGAAAATTGCTGAAATTGGTATTTCCTATGCAGGTGGCCCAGAGTTTGCTAATGAAATGAAAGAAAAATTACAGCCCTATGTTCAAGCTCCCATTTCAGTTTTAGAAACAGGTTCTATCATTCAGACCCATACAGGGGAAGATGCTTGGGCCATTCTAGTGCACTATGAATAA
- a CDS encoding HD domain-containing protein, translating into MDQTQIVQNVAKYVEEKMTGEGSGHDWWHIVRVRNMAERIAEAEGGNLFICQIAALVHDLADDKLVDDEKQALEDIRQLLAHQGCSESDIEAIMDIIQNMSFKGGKAHQRPLSLEGKIVQDADRLDAIGAIGIARTMAYSGNKNRVIHNPNLKVREDMTVEEYRSTNGSAITHFYEKLLKLKDLMNTETGKKLARGRHDFLELYLQQFYQEWDGKR; encoded by the coding sequence ATGGATCAGACACAAATTGTACAAAACGTCGCAAAATATGTTGAAGAAAAAATGACCGGGGAAGGTAGTGGCCATGATTGGTGGCACATTGTCCGAGTTCGAAATATGGCTGAGCGAATAGCAGAAGCGGAAGGTGGAAATCTATTTATCTGTCAGATAGCGGCCTTGGTACATGACTTAGCTGATGATAAATTAGTTGATGATGAGAAACAAGCATTGGAAGACATTCGTCAGCTACTAGCTCATCAAGGTTGTTCCGAGTCTGATATTGAAGCGATTATGGATATTATTCAAAATATGTCCTTTAAAGGTGGCAAAGCTCATCAGAGGCCCCTTAGTTTAGAAGGTAAGATTGTACAAGATGCTGACCGCTTGGATGCGATAGGTGCAATAGGAATTGCTCGGACAATGGCTTACTCTGGCAATAAGAATCGGGTGATTCATAATCCAAATTTGAAGGTGCGTGAGGATATGACGGTAGAAGAATATCGTTCTACTAATGGCTCTGCTATTACCCATTTTTATGAAAAACTACTGAAGTTAAAAGACTTGATGAATACAGAGACGGGGAAAAAACTAGCTCGAGGCCGCCATGATTTTCTGGAACTGTATTTGCAACAATTTTATCAGGAGTGGGATGGAAAACGTTAA
- the recN gene encoding DNA repair protein RecN produces the protein MLLEVSIKNFAIIEHVSLNFETGMTILSGETGAGKSIIIDAMNLMLGARATTDVIRHGAPKAEIEGLFSFENSRAVKQILTDQGIEVADELIIRREILQNGRSVSRVNGQMVNLSVLKQIGQHLVDIHGQHDQEELMKAQYHIQLLDSFGDDEFWNLKEDYQTQFEAYRQLRKRVAEKRKNEEEHKARIEMLEYQIAEIEVANLAVGEDRQLQQERDKLLNHKQIADTLANSYALLDNEEFSSLNNLRSAMSDLQSLEEFDPEYKLLSTSLTEAYYVVEDVAKRLSDIVDALDFDGNRLLQLESRLDLLNTITKKYGGTVDDVLAYFEKITEEYNLLTGNTVSDEDLENHVKLLEKDVISLANQLSSARHDLAQQLESVIRQELQDLYMDKAQFQVRFTKGKFNSEGNEAIEFYISTNPGEDFKPLVRVASGGELSRLMLAIKSAFARKEGKTSIVFDEVDTGVSGRVAQAIAQKIHKIGQFGQVLAISHLPQVIAIADYQFYIEKVSDDHSTVSRVRLLSPEERIEEIAKMLAGDRVTDAAREQAKQLLNK, from the coding sequence ATGTTACTAGAGGTTTCGATAAAAAATTTCGCGATTATTGAGCATGTTTCATTGAATTTTGAAACAGGCATGACCATCTTGTCTGGTGAAACTGGTGCTGGGAAGTCCATTATTATTGATGCGATGAATTTGATGCTGGGTGCGCGTGCAACGACTGATGTGATTCGACATGGAGCTCCAAAGGCTGAAATTGAAGGGTTGTTTTCGTTTGAAAATAGCAGAGCAGTGAAGCAGATTTTGACTGACCAAGGGATTGAAGTGGCAGATGAGTTGATTATTCGCCGCGAAATCCTTCAAAATGGGCGTTCCGTTAGCCGTGTAAATGGGCAAATGGTAAACCTATCTGTTTTGAAGCAAATTGGCCAACATTTAGTAGATATCCATGGTCAGCACGACCAAGAAGAACTCATGAAAGCCCAATACCATATTCAACTGCTGGATAGTTTCGGGGATGATGAGTTTTGGAATTTAAAAGAAGACTATCAAACACAATTTGAGGCCTATCGTCAACTGAGAAAGAGAGTTGCTGAGAAGCGTAAGAACGAGGAAGAGCATAAGGCTCGGATCGAAATGCTGGAGTACCAAATTGCCGAAATCGAGGTGGCTAATTTAGCGGTGGGTGAAGATAGACAACTTCAACAGGAGCGGGATAAGCTATTGAACCACAAACAGATTGCGGATACCTTGGCTAATTCCTATGCTCTTTTGGATAATGAAGAATTTTCTAGCTTAAATAATCTACGTTCGGCTATGAGCGATTTACAAAGTTTGGAAGAATTTGATCCGGAATATAAATTGCTCTCTACAAGTTTGACGGAAGCCTATTATGTTGTGGAAGATGTGGCAAAACGGTTAAGTGATATTGTTGATGCTTTGGATTTTGATGGCAACCGACTCCTACAACTGGAGAGCCGTCTGGACTTGCTCAACACGATTACCAAAAAATATGGTGGAACAGTTGATGATGTTTTAGCCTATTTTGAAAAAATTACTGAAGAATACAATCTCTTGACGGGAAATACTGTTTCTGATGAAGATCTTGAAAATCACGTCAAGTTATTGGAAAAAGATGTGATTTCCTTGGCCAACCAATTAAGCTCAGCCAGACATGATTTGGCTCAACAATTAGAGTCTGTTATTCGTCAAGAATTGCAGGATCTTTATATGGATAAAGCCCAATTTCAGGTTCGATTTACGAAAGGGAAGTTTAATAGCGAAGGAAATGAAGCTATAGAATTTTATATTTCTACAAACCCTGGTGAAGATTTTAAACCACTGGTGAGAGTGGCATCAGGTGGAGAGCTGTCTCGATTGATGTTGGCTATCAAATCTGCCTTTGCTCGCAAAGAAGGCAAAACCTCCATTGTTTTTGATGAGGTTGATACAGGGGTATCCGGTCGTGTGGCACAGGCTATTGCCCAAAAAATCCATAAAATTGGGCAATTTGGCCAAGTGTTGGCTATTTCACATTTACCACAAGTTATTGCTATTGCTGATTACCAATTCTACATTGAAAAAGTATCGGATGACCATTCTACGGTCTCAAGGGTTCGTTTGCTCAGTCCTGAAGAACGAATTGAAGAAATTGCGAAGATGTTGGCAGGAGATAGGGTAACAGATGCTGCAAGAGAGCAGGCAAAGCAACTACTAAATAAGTAA
- a CDS encoding arginine repressor yields the protein MNKRERLEVIKDLVVRFPIDTQEEIVDRLEAMGVHATQATVSRDIKELGIIKVPAKDKGYIYGLSKGSGQKNKTSNLLKYDSMGQMLNLVLVPGSTAVFKRQILEQFEEYIFSIIADDDSILIILKDSDMMPQIVQSIRSW from the coding sequence ATGAATAAACGAGAACGATTAGAAGTCATTAAAGATTTGGTAGTTCGATTTCCGATTGATACACAGGAAGAAATTGTTGACCGACTTGAAGCTATGGGTGTTCATGCCACACAGGCAACGGTCTCTCGTGATATTAAGGAATTGGGCATTATTAAGGTACCTGCTAAGGATAAGGGCTATATTTATGGCTTATCAAAGGGTAGTGGGCAAAAGAATAAGACATCAAACCTATTAAAGTATGATTCCATGGGGCAGATGCTAAATTTGGTCTTGGTTCCTGGTAGTACTGCAGTGTTCAAGCGCCAAATTTTGGAGCAGTTTGAAGAATATATTTTTAGTATCATTGCAGATGATGATAGCATTTTAATCATTTTGAAGGACAGTGATATGATGCCTCAAATAGTTCAATCCATTAGAAGTTGGTAG
- a CDS encoding TlyA family RNA methyltransferase, translating into MAKERVDVLAYKQGLFETREQAKRGVMAGLVVSVINGERYDKPGEKIDEGIELKLKGEKLKYVSRGGLKLEKALQVFQLSVEGQTTIDIGASTGGFTDVMLQAGAKQVYAVDVGTNQLAWKLRQDERVISMEQYNFRYAELGDFELGQPSFASIDVSFISLSLILPALHRILAEGGQVVALVKPQFEAGREQIGKNGIVKDKSVHLKVLEDVTEMAVENGYSVKALSFSPVQGGHGNIEFLAHLEKSIQPSTIAKEELTKVVYQAHEEFKKDE; encoded by the coding sequence ATGGCTAAGGAAAGAGTAGATGTATTAGCTTATAAACAGGGGCTTTTCGAGACGAGAGAGCAGGCCAAACGTGGTGTTATGGCTGGACTGGTCGTATCGGTCATCAATGGTGAACGTTACGATAAACCCGGTGAGAAGATTGATGAGGGAATCGAACTCAAGCTAAAGGGGGAAAAACTCAAGTATGTCAGCCGCGGTGGTCTCAAATTGGAGAAAGCCTTGCAGGTTTTCCAATTATCGGTTGAGGGGCAAACAACAATTGATATTGGGGCATCAACAGGTGGATTTACGGATGTTATGTTGCAGGCTGGTGCTAAGCAGGTCTATGCAGTAGATGTTGGTACCAATCAACTCGCTTGGAAATTGCGTCAGGATGAGCGCGTGATTAGTATGGAACAGTACAATTTCCGCTATGCTGAGTTGGGAGATTTCGAACTTGGTCAACCAAGTTTTGCGTCCATTGACGTCAGCTTTATCTCATTGAGTCTGATTTTACCAGCACTCCATCGTATTTTAGCGGAGGGCGGCCAGGTTGTAGCTTTGGTCAAACCACAATTTGAGGCGGGGCGTGAGCAGATTGGGAAGAATGGGATTGTCAAGGACAAATCAGTTCACCTGAAAGTGTTGGAAGATGTTACAGAAATGGCTGTCGAAAATGGCTATTCAGTTAAGGCACTTAGTTTCTCTCCAGTTCAAGGAGGGCATGGGAATATCGAATTTCTGGCTCACCTAGAGAAATCCATTCAACCAAGTACGATTGCCAAAGAGGAATTAACAAAAGTAGTTTATCAAGCACACGAGGAATTTAAAAAGGATGAATAA
- a CDS encoding polyprenyl synthetase family protein, with protein MVANKLNILEKTMADFYQPQVAERLNKSVLYSLQAGGKRIRPLLLLTMLESFGIELQPAHYQVAACVELIHTGSLIHDDLPSMDDDDFRRGRLTNHKAYDEATAILAGDSLFLDPFGFLAQVHLPAETIVALVRELSKASGTFGMVAGQVLDMAGEGQSLSLEQLQTIHANKTGKLLTFPFVAAGLIAGQTDTVIHHLQNAGQLVGLAFQVRDDILDVTATFEEIGKTPQKDLLAEKSTYPALMGLEASKVFLEDTLNQAISELDQVTKLVPFSTKEIKEIIESLRING; from the coding sequence ATGGTAGCTAACAAATTGAATATCCTAGAGAAAACCATGGCTGACTTTTACCAGCCTCAAGTGGCTGAACGACTCAACAAATCGGTTCTTTACTCACTACAAGCTGGTGGCAAACGGATTCGCCCCCTGCTCTTGTTGACTATGTTGGAGTCTTTTGGGATAGAGTTGCAGCCTGCTCATTATCAAGTGGCAGCATGTGTAGAGTTGATTCATACTGGGAGTTTAATTCATGACGACTTGCCTTCTATGGACGATGATGATTTCCGTCGTGGACGTTTGACCAATCACAAGGCTTATGATGAAGCAACTGCAATTTTAGCTGGTGATAGTCTCTTTTTAGATCCTTTTGGATTTTTGGCTCAAGTTCATTTACCTGCTGAGACAATCGTTGCTCTCGTGAGAGAGCTTTCTAAGGCATCTGGGACCTTTGGAATGGTTGCTGGCCAAGTCTTGGATATGGCTGGTGAAGGCCAGTCTCTGTCCTTGGAGCAATTACAAACCATTCATGCCAATAAAACTGGGAAATTATTGACCTTTCCTTTTGTAGCAGCTGGTTTGATTGCTGGTCAGACAGACACAGTTATCCACCATTTGCAAAATGCTGGTCAGCTTGTCGGTCTAGCCTTTCAAGTCAGGGATGATATTTTGGATGTGACAGCCACTTTTGAGGAAATCGGAAAAACACCCCAAAAAGATTTATTAGCTGAGAAATCTACCTACCCTGCCCTAATGGGCTTGGAAGCCTCAAAAGTTTTTCTAGAGGACACCCTGAATCAAGCAATCAGCGAGCTAGATCAAGTGACTAAACTAGTCCCATTTTCAACAAAAGAAATTAAAGAAATCATAGAAAGTTTACGAATTAATGGCTAA
- a CDS encoding exodeoxyribonuclease VII small subunit, whose protein sequence is MSKQTKTFEENLAELEGIVTKLERGDVALEEALAEFQKGMVLSKDLQKTLAEAEKTLVKVMQADGSEAELG, encoded by the coding sequence ATGTCCAAACAGACGAAAACATTTGAAGAAAATTTAGCTGAACTAGAAGGAATCGTAACCAAATTGGAACGAGGAGATGTGGCTTTGGAAGAAGCACTTGCTGAATTTCAAAAAGGGATGGTCCTATCGAAAGACCTACAAAAGACGTTAGCAGAAGCGGAAAAGACCTTGGTTAAGGTCATGCAGGCGGATGGTAGTGAAGCGGAGCTTGGTTGA
- the xseA gene encoding exodeoxyribonuclease VII large subunit has translation MVEYLSVSHLTKYLKLKFDRDPYLERVYLTGQVSNFRKRPSHQYFSLKDDKAVIQATMWAGVYKQLGFELEEGMKINAVGRVQLYEPSGSYSIVIEKAEPDGIGALAIKFEQLKQALTQEGLFKQEFKQELPRFTKKIGVITSPSGAVIQDIITTVSRRFPGVEILLYPTKVQGEGAAQEVVANIQRANERDDLDVLIVGRGGGSIEDLWAFNEEIVVRAIFESRIPIISSVGHETDTTLADFVADKRAATPTAAAELATPVTKADLLGYLNQQENRAYQAMTNRLKFLRGQLEKISQSVMFRQPERLYDGYLQKLDRLTNQLQTRMKEVYSQQKQASLLLDQRLLGMQLGRKVESFKERIIQQERLLKNNMTNIYNHKQAKADKLIEALTMLDTSRIVARGYAMVLQDGRVIDSVENVQMGENLTIQMKNGQLDVEVKHVQTDENI, from the coding sequence ATGGTTGAATATTTATCGGTTAGTCATCTAACGAAGTATTTGAAATTAAAATTTGACCGAGATCCGTACTTGGAGAGGGTCTATTTGACAGGTCAGGTGTCTAACTTCCGCAAACGACCTTCCCATCAATATTTTTCGCTCAAGGATGATAAGGCGGTCATTCAAGCGACCATGTGGGCTGGTGTTTATAAACAGTTGGGCTTTGAACTTGAAGAGGGAATGAAAATCAACGCTGTCGGACGTGTCCAGCTTTATGAACCGAGTGGTTCTTATTCCATTGTCATTGAGAAAGCTGAGCCAGATGGTATTGGTGCTCTAGCAATAAAGTTTGAACAACTCAAACAAGCTCTGACACAGGAAGGATTGTTCAAGCAAGAGTTTAAGCAGGAGTTGCCTCGGTTTACCAAGAAAATTGGGGTCATTACTAGTCCGAGCGGAGCTGTTATTCAGGATATTATTACGACAGTCAGCAGGCGATTTCCTGGAGTGGAAATACTTCTCTATCCTACAAAGGTTCAAGGAGAAGGAGCTGCTCAGGAGGTTGTTGCCAATATACAAAGAGCCAATGAACGGGATGATTTGGATGTTCTGATTGTTGGTCGTGGCGGTGGTTCTATCGAAGACCTTTGGGCTTTCAATGAAGAAATTGTGGTTCGGGCAATTTTTGAATCCCGTATTCCTATTATTTCTAGTGTCGGTCATGAAACCGATACAACCTTGGCTGATTTTGTAGCAGATAAACGAGCTGCTACCCCAACAGCTGCCGCAGAATTAGCAACACCTGTGACCAAGGCAGACTTACTGGGCTACCTCAATCAGCAGGAAAATAGAGCCTATCAGGCCATGACAAATCGTTTGAAATTCCTGAGAGGTCAGCTTGAAAAAATTAGTCAGTCAGTCATGTTCCGCCAGCCTGAACGCCTGTATGATGGTTATTTACAAAAATTAGACCGCTTGACCAATCAATTGCAAACGCGTATGAAAGAAGTATATAGCCAGCAGAAGCAGGCAAGTCTCTTGCTAGATCAGCGACTATTAGGGATGCAGCTTGGTCGTAAAGTAGAGAGCTTCAAAGAGAGAATTATCCAGCAGGAGCGACTCTTGAAAAACAATATGACGAACATCTATAACCATAAACAGGCTAAGGCAGATAAATTGATTGAGGCCTTGACCATGCTAGATACTAGCCGTATTGTGGCTCGAGGCTATGCGATGGTTTTACAAGATGGGCGAGTCATAGATAGTGTAGAAAATGTACAAATGGGTGAGAATCTAACCATTCAAATGAAGAATGGTCAACTTGATGTGGAGGTAAAGCATGTCCAAACAGACGAAAACATTTGA